In Acidobacteriota bacterium, a genomic segment contains:
- a CDS encoding STAS domain-containing protein → MTTQAEVRVTDDVTVVSFLGPIVAGNGDSVLRDQLQELVESGCRKVLLDLREVPRLDSAGVGQLVASHRSAQEQGVAVKVLEGTSRVWRVLELSDILPLLDTYKTEDEALEAFQS, encoded by the coding sequence ATGACGACTCAAGCCGAGGTACGGGTCACCGACGACGTGACCGTGGTTTCTTTTCTCGGGCCCATCGTGGCCGGCAACGGCGACTCCGTGTTGCGCGACCAGCTCCAGGAGCTGGTGGAATCGGGCTGCCGAAAGGTCCTCCTCGACCTGCGGGAGGTGCCGCGCCTGGACAGCGCCGGTGTCGGTCAGCTCGTCGCCAGCCATCGCTCCGCCCAAGAGCAAGGGGTCGCGGTCAAGGTGCTCGAGGGAACCTCCCGCGTCTGGCGGGTCCTCGAGCTGAGCGACATCCTGCCCCTCCTCGACACCTACAAGACCGAGGACGAAGCCCTCGAAGCTTTTCAGAGCTGA
- a CDS encoding MMPL family transporter — protein sequence MESDFFFASDDPQLLEAGRIAELFPAGDQILVRAAGSLADEDHLERLEALSAELASLSEVTGVQSATRGPRSPQLLPESPFWRRLLMPGGDSASLIVLSLTPQAGGETVRQVEAAVAGFASEGLHSQLSGVPFVVEQVRRSLVRDLRIFSSAAVALFGLVLALLFRSLPVVVGTLTSCAAAAAATLLVLALIGVPIGILTANLVTLVFVLTLSHTVFLTARWRSLGGDPATAAQQARRSVFTASFWCMATTLLGFASLTTASAKPLRELGVAGVIGALLAIAAAYLLFPPFLASARAASSAGRQGWLPRRPLAAGVTLGLCALLALGILRVQTDPDLLSYFQDGSPLHEGLAAIDRDGGSSPLSLVVGLPSGERLDTSEGIAQLAAAQQALEDDAATGAVLSAAALVAEAKETSPFAALLPPSSLLDLLSQDSYQRVALSFITADRDRAQFFLRMHEEERRENRRAVIDRLTRGISEQGLDVELVGGLYDLQDRLGSLVRSSLLRGLLLLWLLFAGIAFAVSRNGRSTAALVFCLPWVPLAVVGTFGLLGRPLDIISSTAPTIALALGVDSMIHLAAAARRARHAGRAPAAAWRQALQETATAVVSATAIVAIGFSIFFASSFPPTQRFGGAVVVGSLLAAALALTVLPRLAGGRERA from the coding sequence GTGGAGAGTGACTTCTTCTTCGCCAGCGACGACCCCCAGCTACTCGAAGCAGGTCGCATCGCGGAGCTCTTCCCGGCCGGCGACCAGATCCTGGTACGAGCCGCCGGCTCCCTCGCCGATGAGGATCACCTGGAGCGACTCGAAGCCCTCAGCGCCGAGCTCGCCTCCCTCTCCGAGGTCACCGGCGTGCAGAGTGCCACCCGCGGTCCTCGCAGCCCCCAGCTCCTGCCCGAGAGCCCGTTCTGGCGCCGTCTTCTGATGCCCGGCGGCGACTCCGCCAGCCTGATCGTCCTGTCGCTCACGCCGCAGGCCGGCGGTGAGACCGTTCGCCAGGTCGAAGCGGCGGTCGCCGGCTTCGCCAGCGAGGGCCTGCACAGCCAACTCTCCGGAGTGCCCTTCGTGGTCGAGCAGGTGCGCCGTTCCCTGGTCCGCGATCTGCGCATCTTCAGCAGCGCCGCCGTCGCCCTCTTCGGTCTCGTCCTGGCGCTGCTCTTCCGTTCCCTGCCGGTAGTGGTCGGCACTCTGACGAGCTGCGCTGCGGCCGCCGCGGCGACTCTCCTGGTACTCGCCCTGATCGGCGTCCCGATCGGCATCCTGACCGCCAACCTGGTCACCCTGGTCTTCGTCCTGACCCTCTCCCACACGGTGTTCCTCACCGCCCGCTGGCGAAGCCTCGGAGGCGATCCCGCGACTGCTGCCCAACAGGCCCGACGCAGCGTTTTCACCGCCTCTTTCTGGTGCATGGCCACCACCCTGCTGGGCTTCGCCAGTCTGACCACGGCGTCGGCCAAGCCGCTGCGCGAGCTGGGAGTCGCCGGAGTGATCGGAGCGCTCCTCGCGATCGCCGCCGCTTACCTCCTGTTTCCACCCTTTCTGGCTTCGGCCCGCGCCGCCAGCAGCGCTGGTCGCCAGGGCTGGCTGCCGCGCCGTCCGCTGGCGGCGGGGGTCACCCTCGGCCTCTGTGCCTTGCTCGCCCTCGGCATCCTCCGAGTGCAGACGGATCCCGATCTGCTGTCCTACTTCCAGGATGGATCACCGCTTCACGAGGGCCTCGCGGCGATCGACCGCGATGGCGGCTCGAGCCCCCTGTCACTGGTCGTCGGCCTGCCCTCGGGAGAGCGCCTCGACACTTCGGAAGGCATCGCCCAGCTCGCCGCCGCCCAGCAAGCTCTCGAGGACGATGCCGCCACCGGCGCCGTGCTGAGCGCCGCGGCGCTGGTCGCCGAGGCCAAGGAGACCTCGCCCTTTGCCGCCCTCCTGCCACCGTCGTCGCTGCTCGATCTGCTGTCGCAGGACTCCTATCAGCGGGTCGCCCTGTCCTTCATCACCGCCGATCGCGATCGCGCTCAATTCTTCCTGCGCATGCACGAGGAAGAACGCCGGGAGAACCGCCGAGCGGTGATCGACCGCCTCACCCGAGGGATCTCCGAGCAGGGCCTCGATGTCGAGCTCGTCGGCGGCCTCTACGATCTCCAGGATCGCCTCGGCAGCCTGGTGCGCTCCAGCTTGCTGCGCGGCCTGCTGCTCCTTTGGCTGCTGTTCGCAGGCATCGCCTTCGCGGTCAGTCGCAACGGTCGCAGCACGGCGGCCCTGGTGTTCTGCCTCCCCTGGGTACCGCTCGCCGTGGTCGGCACCTTCGGCCTCCTCGGGCGTCCCCTCGACATCATTTCGTCGACCGCCCCGACGATCGCTCTCGCCCTCGGCGTCGATTCGATGATCCACCTCGCCGCGGCGGCGCGCCGCGCCCGCCACGCCGGTCGAGCTCCCGCCGCCGCCTGGCGACAGGCCCTTCAGGAGACCGCCACCGCGGTGGTCAGTGCCACCGCCATCGTCGCCATCGGCTTCTCGATCTTCTTCGCTTCGAGCTTTCCGCCGACGCAACGCTTCGGCGGCGCGGTGGTGGTCGGCAGCCTGCTGGCCGCCGCCCTCGCGCTCACCGTCTTGCCGCGCCTCGCCGGCGGCAGGGAAAGGGCCTGA
- a CDS encoding DUF1223 domain-containing protein, whose translation MRLDGRVLGVVLGAVFASLVGASPEAAEGDVAAGPVLVELFTSQGCSSCPPADRLLRQLAADPDLAARLVPLAFHVDYWNDLGWRDPFSKRRWTERQVAYDGSLGVGTLYTPQLVVAGREHVVGSHEGEVRRALEEALARPAVGRLEARLESGTGHARVTLERPLEAAAELWLAEIESGFATDVPRGENADRQLRNDYVVRHLERLAVLSAGQTELAATFAMKADAEGQAVVFLQQRGHGPVWLTAGPLRP comes from the coding sequence ATGAGGCTCGATGGCCGGGTTCTCGGAGTCGTGTTGGGGGCGGTGTTTGCGAGCCTCGTCGGCGCGTCGCCGGAGGCGGCCGAAGGGGACGTCGCGGCGGGTCCGGTGCTGGTCGAGCTGTTCACCTCCCAGGGCTGCTCGAGCTGCCCCCCGGCGGATCGCTTGCTGCGCCAGCTGGCTGCCGATCCGGACCTCGCCGCCCGCCTCGTGCCGCTCGCCTTCCATGTCGACTACTGGAACGATCTCGGCTGGCGGGATCCCTTCTCGAAGCGCCGCTGGACCGAGCGCCAGGTGGCCTACGACGGCAGCCTCGGGGTCGGTACCCTCTACACCCCTCAACTGGTGGTGGCGGGCCGGGAGCATGTCGTCGGCTCCCATGAAGGCGAGGTGCGACGGGCCCTCGAGGAGGCCCTCGCACGGCCCGCCGTCGGGCGACTGGAGGCCCGTCTGGAGAGCGGTACGGGTCACGCCAGGGTCACCCTGGAACGGCCCCTCGAAGCGGCGGCGGAGCTTTGGCTGGCGGAGATCGAAAGCGGCTTCGCGACCGACGTTCCGCGTGGTGAGAACGCCGACCGCCAGTTGCGCAACGACTACGTGGTGCGGCACCTCGAGCGCCTGGCGGTTCTGTCGGCGGGGCAGACCGAGCTGGCCGCGACCTTTGCGATGAAGGCCGATGCGGAAGGGCAAGCGGTGGTTTTCCTGCAGCAGCGTGGCCATGGCCCGGTGTGGCTGACGGCGGGACCATTGCGGCCCTGA
- a CDS encoding alpha/beta hydrolase-fold protein — translation MASHDLIPSRAMDRSINIWRFGHWGRPLLVFPSAAGMAHEWRAHGMVDTLGSLVGGGKLKLYCTESNVAEAWTRKDHSPEWRIRRHMAFERYVLDDLVPFIRADCRSPKIRIGVTGCSLGAFYAALFALKFPEVFDYALCMSGRYEARNFTDGFSNLDVYFNNPLAFVPSLEGEDLERVRRHTHLTLVCGQGKWEEGCIEETQAMGSLLEAKGISHFRDIWGHDVSHDWEWWQRQARHHLGQRYGA, via the coding sequence ATGGATCGCTCGATCAACATCTGGCGCTTCGGGCACTGGGGGCGCCCGCTTCTGGTCTTTCCCTCGGCCGCCGGCATGGCCCATGAGTGGCGAGCCCACGGCATGGTCGACACCCTCGGATCGCTGGTCGGCGGTGGCAAGCTCAAGCTCTACTGCACCGAGAGCAACGTCGCCGAGGCCTGGACCCGCAAGGACCATTCGCCGGAGTGGCGGATTCGTCGCCACATGGCCTTCGAGCGCTACGTGCTCGACGATCTGGTGCCCTTCATCCGCGCCGACTGTCGCAGCCCGAAAATCCGAATCGGAGTGACCGGCTGCAGCCTCGGAGCCTTCTACGCGGCACTCTTCGCGCTCAAGTTCCCGGAAGTCTTCGACTACGCCCTCTGCATGAGCGGACGCTACGAGGCGCGCAACTTCACCGATGGCTTCTCGAACCTCGATGTCTACTTCAACAACCCGCTGGCCTTCGTGCCGAGCCTCGAGGGCGAGGACCTCGAGCGGGTGCGCCGGCACACCCATCTGACGCTGGTCTGCGGCCAGGGCAAGTGGGAGGAAGGCTGTATCGAGGAGACCCAGGCGATGGGCAGCCTGCTCGAGGCCAAAGGCATTTCCCATTTCCGCGATATCTGGGGCCACGACGTGTCCCACGATTGGGAGTGGTGGCAGCGTCAGGCGCGCCACCACCTCGGCCAGAGGTACGGCGCATGA
- a CDS encoding dodecin family protein, with the protein MSIAKVTEISSTSSVSFQDAIEKGIARASKTLSGITGAWVNGEKVDVENGKITAYRVNLKVSFILND; encoded by the coding sequence ATGAGCATTGCCAAAGTCACCGAGATTTCTTCGACCTCCAGCGTCAGCTTCCAGGACGCTATCGAGAAGGGCATCGCCCGCGCCAGCAAGACCCTCTCCGGTATCACCGGCGCCTGGGTCAACGGTGAGAAGGTCGACGTCGAGAACGGCAAGATCACCGCCTACCGCGTCAACCTGAAGGTCTCGTTCATCCTGAACGACTGA
- a CDS encoding peroxidase-related enzyme (This protein belongs to a clade of uncharacterized proteins related to peroxidases such as the alkylhydroperoxidase AhpD.), giving the protein MAWIEVIDEDRADGRLQRLYERLVGPHGGVDNILKIHSLNPASLAAHFELYRTVMRGRSPLSRTQREMIAVVVSAANRCRYUIAHHGAGLLELTDDEVLVETLKKDYRQAELSPADRAMLDYAVRLTVEPWAMRRRDVEALRSNGFSDTAILDINQVTGYYAFVNRLADGLGVELEAELFPEPETKK; this is encoded by the coding sequence ATGGCCTGGATCGAGGTGATCGACGAAGACCGTGCCGACGGCCGCCTGCAGCGGCTCTACGAACGCCTCGTCGGCCCCCACGGCGGAGTCGACAACATCCTCAAGATCCACAGCCTCAATCCCGCCTCCCTGGCGGCCCACTTCGAGCTCTATCGCACGGTGATGCGCGGACGCTCACCGCTCAGCCGCACGCAACGGGAGATGATCGCGGTGGTGGTCTCGGCCGCCAATCGCTGTCGCTATTGAATTGCCCACCACGGAGCGGGGCTCCTCGAACTCACCGACGACGAGGTCTTGGTCGAAACCCTTAAGAAGGACTACCGCCAGGCGGAGCTGAGCCCGGCCGATCGCGCCATGCTCGACTACGCGGTGCGACTCACCGTCGAGCCCTGGGCGATGCGGCGGCGCGATGTCGAAGCCCTGCGCAGCAACGGCTTCTCGGACACGGCGATCCTCGACATCAATCAGGTCACCGGCTACTACGCCTTCGTCAACCGTCTCGCTGATGGGCTGGGCGTGGAGCTCGAGGCGGAGCTGTTCCCCGAACCCGAGACAAAAAAATAA
- a CDS encoding MBL fold metallo-hydrolase: protein MTGERLRLTFHGAAGTVTGSKHLLDVDQTRVLLDAGLFQGRKKLRLRNWAPPTFAPASIDHVLLSHTHIDHVGFLPRLVKLGLEAPVHCTPAAYELAELMLLDSAKIQEDDARYANRKGFSKHKPALPLYTREDARAALDLRRRLLFDEWLDLGPLRARFHNAGHILGSAFIETVISRGDDELRLVYSGDVGRFEMPLHPDPEPLPACDVLIMESTYGDRSHPQVSILEQIGEPFSECLGNGGIVLIPAFAVGRSQQVTLVLRRLMKEGRLPEVPIHIDSPMATKATNIYGHHLNERNLDPEVFEDGRLRLFPRDVSFHRTTAESKQLNRMKGPRIIISSSGMLSGGRVLHHVKRLAGDPKNLITLVGYQAHGTRARALLEGDRSIRIHGSDVAVRCQVLSLQGMSGHADREALLEWVASAPRPPKVVFLVHGEPEPAAALGRELRRRFHCDTITPDHGESFTLDRYLG, encoded by the coding sequence ATGACCGGCGAGAGACTCCGTCTGACCTTTCACGGCGCCGCGGGCACCGTCACCGGCTCGAAGCACCTCCTCGATGTCGACCAGACCCGCGTTCTGCTCGACGCCGGACTGTTCCAGGGCCGCAAGAAGCTGCGGCTGCGCAACTGGGCGCCGCCGACCTTCGCCCCGGCCTCGATCGACCATGTCCTGCTGAGCCACACTCACATCGACCACGTCGGCTTCCTGCCGCGGCTGGTCAAGCTCGGCCTGGAGGCCCCGGTGCACTGCACTCCGGCCGCCTACGAGCTCGCCGAGCTGATGCTCCTCGACTCGGCCAAGATCCAAGAAGACGACGCCCGCTACGCCAATCGCAAGGGCTTCAGCAAGCACAAGCCGGCGCTCCCTCTCTACACTCGGGAAGACGCCCGCGCCGCCCTCGACCTGCGGCGACGTCTGCTGTTCGACGAGTGGCTCGACCTCGGCCCCCTGCGGGCCCGTTTTCACAATGCCGGCCACATCCTGGGCTCGGCCTTCATCGAAACGGTCATCTCCCGCGGCGACGATGAGCTTCGGCTGGTCTACAGCGGCGACGTCGGCCGCTTCGAAATGCCCCTGCATCCGGATCCGGAGCCGCTCCCGGCGTGCGACGTGTTGATCATGGAGTCGACCTACGGAGATCGCTCGCACCCGCAGGTGTCGATCCTTGAGCAGATCGGCGAGCCCTTCTCCGAGTGCCTCGGCAATGGCGGCATTGTCCTCATCCCGGCATTCGCCGTCGGGCGCTCGCAACAGGTGACCCTGGTGCTCCGCCGCCTGATGAAGGAGGGGCGCCTGCCGGAGGTGCCGATCCACATCGACAGCCCGATGGCCACCAAGGCAACCAACATCTACGGCCACCACCTCAACGAGCGCAACCTCGATCCGGAGGTCTTCGAAGACGGCCGCTTGCGCCTCTTCCCGCGCGATGTGAGCTTTCATCGCACCACCGCCGAATCGAAACAGCTCAACCGCATGAAGGGTCCTCGCATCATCATCTCGTCGAGTGGCATGCTGTCCGGGGGCCGCGTCCTGCACCATGTCAAACGCCTCGCCGGCGACCCCAAGAACCTGATCACCTTGGTCGGCTACCAGGCCCATGGCACCCGCGCCCGCGCCCTCCTCGAAGGCGATCGCAGCATCCGCATTCACGGCTCCGACGTCGCCGTGCGCTGTCAGGTGCTGTCCCTCCAGGGCATGTCCGGCCATGCCGATCGCGAAGCTCTGCTGGAGTGGGTGGCGAGCGCCCCGCGGCCACCGAAGGTTGTCTTCCTGGTCCACGGCGAGCCGGAGCCGGCGGCGGCTCTCGGACGCGAGCTGCGGCGGCGCTTCCACTGCGACACGATCACGCCGGATCACGGCGAGAGCTTTACCCTCGACCGCTACCTGGGGTGA